From Shewanella psychrophila, a single genomic window includes:
- the aceE gene encoding pyruvate dehydrogenase (acetyl-transferring), homodimeric type — MSEHMLQDLDPLETQEWLSALESVVREEGVERAQYLLEQVLDKARLDGVDMATGINTNYINTIPTSQEPAYPGNTTLERRIRSIIRWNAIMIVLRASKKDLDLGGHMASFQSSAAFYEVCFNHFFRAPNDVDGGDLVYYQGHISPGIYSRAFVEGRLTADQLDNFRQEVDGEGIPSYPHPKLMPEFWQFPTVSMGLAPMSSIYQARFLKYLHGRGLKDTSAQRVYAFLGDGEMDEPESRGAISFAAREKLDNLCFLINCNLQRLDGPVMGNGSIIQELEGLFRGAGWNVVKVIWGNNWDSLLAKDTTGKLLQLMNETVDGDYQTFKSKDGAYVREHFFGKYPETAALVSDMTDADIFALKRGGHESSKLYAAFKNAQDTVGKPTVILAKTVKGYGMGGAAEGKNIAHQVKKMDMTHVLQLRDRLGLQDLLTDENVAELPYLSLEEGSEEYKYLHARRDALHGYTPQRLPNFTKPLELPEVDEFKPLLQEQKRDISTTMAFVRSLNILLKNKGVGQNIVPIIADEARTFGMEGLFRQIGIYNPQGQNYTPQDREIVSYYKEATSGQVLQEGINELGAMSSWVAAATSYSTNDLPMIPFYIYYSMFGFQRVGDMAWMAGDQQARGFLLGATAGRTTLNGEGLQHEDGHSHVQANTIPNCISYDPTFAYEVAVIIQDGMRRMYGDQENVFYYLTLMNENYAMPAMPEGVEEGIRKGIYKLESYKGSKQVQLMSSGTIMNEVRKAAKILSEEYDVASDVYSVTSFNELTREGQGVERYNMLHPEAEQKQAYITQVMSTAPAIAATDYMKNYAEQVRAFMPSESFKVLGTDGFGRSDSRDNLRRHFEVNAGYVVVAALTELAKRGDIEKSVVAQAIAKFNIDADKINPLYA; from the coding sequence ATGTCTGAACATATGCTACAAGATCTGGATCCATTAGAGACTCAAGAATGGTTATCTGCTCTAGAATCAGTTGTTCGCGAAGAAGGTGTTGAGCGTGCTCAGTATCTACTGGAACAAGTACTCGATAAGGCCCGTTTAGACGGCGTCGATATGGCGACTGGTATCAATACCAACTATATCAACACCATCCCCACCAGCCAAGAGCCTGCATACCCAGGTAATACTACGCTAGAGCGCCGTATTCGTTCTATCATTCGCTGGAACGCGATCATGATTGTGCTACGAGCGTCTAAGAAGGATTTGGATCTAGGTGGCCATATGGCATCTTTCCAGTCTTCAGCTGCATTCTACGAAGTCTGTTTTAATCACTTCTTCCGTGCACCAAACGATGTAGATGGTGGTGATTTAGTCTATTATCAGGGCCATATCTCCCCAGGCATTTATTCACGTGCATTCGTAGAAGGTCGCTTAACTGCTGACCAACTAGATAACTTCCGTCAAGAAGTCGATGGTGAAGGTATCCCTTCATATCCCCATCCAAAACTAATGCCTGAGTTCTGGCAGTTTCCGACTGTTTCTATGGGTCTGGCTCCTATGTCTTCTATCTATCAGGCTCGCTTCCTCAAGTACCTTCATGGTCGTGGCTTGAAAGATACCTCTGCCCAGCGTGTATATGCCTTCTTGGGCGATGGTGAGATGGATGAGCCTGAATCACGCGGTGCGATTTCATTTGCGGCTCGTGAAAAGCTAGATAACCTATGTTTCCTAATTAACTGTAACCTGCAGCGTCTCGATGGCCCAGTGATGGGGAACGGCAGCATCATTCAGGAGCTTGAAGGCCTGTTTAGAGGCGCAGGTTGGAACGTCGTCAAGGTTATTTGGGGTAACAACTGGGATTCACTGTTAGCCAAAGATACGACTGGTAAATTGTTGCAGTTGATGAATGAGACTGTGGATGGTGATTATCAGACATTTAAGTCAAAAGATGGTGCCTACGTACGTGAGCACTTCTTTGGTAAGTACCCAGAAACCGCTGCGCTTGTTTCAGATATGACTGATGCTGATATCTTCGCTCTTAAGCGTGGTGGTCATGAGTCATCTAAACTTTATGCTGCCTTTAAGAACGCTCAAGATACTGTTGGTAAGCCTACAGTGATCTTGGCCAAGACCGTTAAAGGTTACGGTATGGGCGGCGCAGCCGAAGGCAAGAACATTGCTCACCAGGTGAAGAAGATGGACATGACCCACGTACTTCAATTGCGTGACCGTCTCGGCCTTCAAGACCTGCTGACAGATGAGAATGTTGCCGAGCTGCCTTATTTGTCTCTAGAGGAAGGTTCTGAAGAGTATAAATACTTACATGCTCGTCGTGACGCACTGCATGGTTACACGCCTCAGCGTCTGCCTAACTTCACTAAGCCACTTGAACTGCCTGAAGTTGATGAGTTCAAGCCGCTACTTCAAGAACAGAAGCGTGATATTTCGACCACTATGGCATTTGTTCGCTCGCTAAATATATTATTGAAGAACAAAGGCGTGGGTCAGAATATTGTACCTATCATCGCCGATGAGGCGCGTACATTTGGTATGGAAGGCCTGTTCCGTCAGATAGGTATCTATAATCCTCAGGGTCAGAACTACACACCACAAGATCGCGAAATTGTTTCTTACTATAAAGAGGCTACTTCGGGTCAGGTACTGCAGGAAGGTATCAATGAGTTAGGTGCTATGTCTTCATGGGTTGCTGCGGCAACATCATATAGCACTAACGATTTGCCTATGATCCCATTCTATATCTATTACTCTATGTTTGGTTTCCAGCGTGTTGGCGATATGGCATGGATGGCGGGCGATCAACAAGCGCGTGGCTTCCTACTCGGTGCTACAGCCGGTCGTACCACATTGAACGGTGAAGGTTTGCAACATGAAGATGGCCATAGCCATGTTCAGGCAAACACAATTCCAAACTGTATCTCTTATGATCCGACATTCGCCTATGAAGTTGCGGTCATCATTCAAGATGGTATGCGTCGCATGTATGGTGATCAGGAAAATGTGTTCTATTACCTGACTCTGATGAATGAAAACTACGCCATGCCAGCTATGCCTGAAGGCGTTGAAGAAGGTATTCGTAAGGGTATCTACAAGCTTGAATCATACAAAGGTAGTAAGCAGGTTCAGCTGATGAGCTCTGGCACTATCATGAACGAAGTGCGTAAGGCGGCGAAAATTCTAAGTGAAGAGTATGATGTTGCATCTGATGTTTACTCGGTCACTTCTTTCAACGAATTAACTCGTGAAGGCCAAGGTGTAGAGCGTTACAACATGCTGCATCCTGAAGCTGAGCAGAAGCAAGCTTACATTACTCAAGTCATGAGCACTGCACCTGCAATCGCTGCTACAGATTACATGAAGAATTACGCTGAGCAAGTTCGCGCCTTCATGCCGTCAGAATCATTCAAGGTATTGGGTACCGATGGTTTCGGTCGTTCTGACAGCCGTGATAACTTGCGTCGTCACTTCGAAGTGAATGCTGGCTATGTAGTCGTCGCAGCACTGACAGAACTAGCTAAACGTGGTGATATTGAAAAATCTGTAGTGGCTCAGGCCATCGCTAAATTTAATATTGATGCAGATAAGATCAACCCGCTATACGCGTAA
- the pdhR gene encoding pyruvate dehydrogenase complex transcriptional repressor PdhR → MAYNKINQPKISDVIMGQLEQMILEGSLQPGQKLPPERELALQFEVSRPSLREAIQKLEAKGLLLRRQGGGTYVKEQLWQSLADPIVELMHSDSESQYDLLEFRHATEGMMAYFAALRGTDADMQNIKRTIMEVEAAKEIELQAEAIVRFYRAIAEASHNVAMLHLVLSLAPVLHKNVAQNLELLNRREEASTRANEHRLALLAAIVRRDPEAAREASNEHLSYIEEVMLTVREEDSRLQRSLRRLKSGD, encoded by the coding sequence ATGGCTTATAACAAAATAAACCAGCCAAAAATCTCTGACGTCATCATGGGTCAGTTAGAGCAGATGATTTTGGAAGGAAGCCTACAACCAGGTCAGAAACTGCCTCCTGAGCGTGAACTGGCACTTCAATTTGAAGTATCCCGTCCCTCGTTACGCGAAGCCATTCAAAAATTAGAAGCTAAAGGCTTGCTGTTGCGCCGTCAAGGCGGTGGCACCTATGTCAAAGAACAGCTTTGGCAAAGTTTGGCAGACCCCATAGTTGAATTGATGCATAGTGACTCTGAGAGTCAGTATGACCTACTCGAATTTCGTCATGCCACCGAAGGCATGATGGCATATTTTGCCGCGCTTCGTGGTACCGATGCCGATATGCAGAATATCAAGCGCACCATCATGGAAGTGGAAGCGGCGAAAGAGATCGAGTTACAGGCGGAAGCCATTGTACGTTTTTATCGTGCCATAGCAGAGGCGTCACATAACGTGGCCATGTTGCATCTGGTACTCAGTTTAGCTCCTGTGTTGCATAAGAACGTGGCACAGAACCTGGAATTGCTGAATCGAAGAGAGGAAGCATCCACAAGGGCAAACGAACATAGGCTGGCATTGCTAGCTGCAATCGTTCGCCGTGATCCCGAAGCGGCCCGTGAAGCCTCGAATGAGCATTTGAGCTACATCGAGGAAGTGATGCTGACCGTTAGGGAAGAAGATAGTCGGTTGCAGCGCAGTCTGCGCCGTTTAAAAAGTGGTGATTAG
- the aceF gene encoding pyruvate dehydrogenase complex dihydrolipoyllysine-residue acetyltransferase, with protein MTIEINVPDIGADEVEVTEILVSVGDRVEEEQSLISVEGDKAAMEVPASQSGVVKEIKVAVGDKVATDSLIMVFETEAASAPVAQAAAAPAPVTTAAAPASAELKEVNLPDIGDDEVEVTAILVNLGDSITEDQPILSVEGDKASMEVPAPFDGVLKEIKVEIGDKVSTGSLVLVFEVAGSAAATTAVAAPAVQASAPVAAVATVQEVAVPDIGDDEVEVTEIMVKVGDNVTEEQSLISVEGDKAAMEVPAPFAGTIKEIKVATGDKVSTGSLIMIFEVAGQAPVSAAVAAAPAPAATSVSASTAKPAKTDFVENEAYAHASPVIRRLAREFGVNLANVKGTGRKSRVIKEDVQNYVKAAVKQVESGSIKAAASGGNELNLLAWPKIDFSKFGETEVKPLSRIQKISGANLHRNWVKIPHVTQWDNADITELEVFRKAQNAAEAKKDSGMKITPLVFIMKAVAKALEAFPTFNSSLSEDGESLIMKKYVNVGIAVDTPNGLVVPVFKDVNKKGIHELSDELKLISKKARGGKLTASDMQGGCFTISSLGGIGGTAFTPIVNAPEVAILGVSKSEMKPVWNGKDFEPRLMLPLSLSYDHRVVDGAEGARFISYLNSCLSDIRTLVL; from the coding sequence ATGACAATCGAAATTAATGTACCTGATATTGGTGCGGATGAGGTTGAAGTCACCGAGATCTTAGTCAGCGTTGGTGACAGGGTTGAAGAAGAACAATCGCTTATTTCTGTTGAAGGCGACAAAGCCGCGATGGAAGTGCCAGCATCTCAATCGGGTGTTGTGAAAGAGATCAAGGTTGCGGTTGGAGATAAGGTCGCTACCGATTCATTGATCATGGTCTTTGAAACTGAAGCAGCATCGGCACCAGTAGCTCAAGCTGCGGCCGCTCCTGCGCCAGTAACGACTGCTGCCGCACCAGCGTCTGCAGAGCTAAAAGAAGTCAATCTACCGGATATCGGTGATGATGAAGTCGAAGTAACTGCTATCTTAGTCAATTTAGGTGACAGTATTACTGAAGACCAGCCAATCTTAAGTGTCGAAGGCGACAAGGCATCGATGGAGGTGCCTGCTCCTTTTGATGGCGTCTTAAAAGAGATTAAAGTTGAGATCGGTGACAAGGTTTCTACTGGGAGCTTGGTATTGGTGTTCGAAGTTGCAGGTTCAGCAGCAGCGACGACTGCCGTGGCTGCTCCTGCTGTACAAGCCTCTGCTCCAGTTGCCGCTGTTGCAACAGTACAAGAGGTTGCAGTCCCCGATATCGGTGATGATGAAGTCGAAGTGACCGAAATCATGGTCAAAGTCGGTGATAACGTGACCGAAGAACAGTCACTGATCAGTGTCGAAGGCGATAAGGCTGCCATGGAAGTACCGGCACCTTTTGCTGGTACGATTAAAGAGATCAAAGTCGCCACTGGTGACAAGGTTTCTACCGGCTCCTTAATCATGATTTTTGAAGTCGCTGGTCAAGCGCCTGTTTCAGCAGCTGTAGCCGCAGCGCCAGCTCCTGCAGCAACTTCTGTATCTGCCTCTACGGCTAAGCCAGCTAAGACTGACTTTGTTGAAAATGAAGCTTATGCACATGCATCTCCTGTGATCCGTCGTCTTGCTCGTGAGTTTGGTGTAAACCTTGCTAATGTAAAAGGTACGGGCCGCAAGAGTCGCGTGATTAAAGAAGATGTGCAGAACTACGTTAAGGCTGCAGTTAAGCAAGTTGAGTCGGGTAGTATTAAAGCTGCTGCCAGCGGCGGTAACGAGCTTAACTTACTGGCTTGGCCAAAAATCGATTTTAGCAAGTTTGGTGAGACCGAGGTTAAGCCATTATCTCGCATTCAGAAGATTTCCGGTGCTAATCTACACAGAAACTGGGTGAAGATCCCCCATGTTACTCAGTGGGATAACGCCGATATCACAGAACTCGAAGTATTCCGTAAGGCGCAAAATGCGGCGGAAGCTAAGAAAGATTCTGGCATGAAGATCACTCCATTAGTATTTATCATGAAGGCGGTGGCTAAGGCTCTTGAAGCTTTCCCGACATTCAACTCATCTCTGTCAGAAGACGGTGAGAGTTTGATCATGAAGAAGTATGTTAATGTCGGTATTGCCGTCGATACGCCAAATGGTCTGGTTGTCCCTGTTTTCAAAGATGTGAACAAGAAGGGCATCCATGAGTTATCAGACGAATTAAAGTTGATATCTAAGAAGGCACGTGGCGGTAAGTTAACGGCTTCAGACATGCAAGGTGGTTGTTTCACTATTTCTAGTCTGGGTGGCATTGGCGGCACGGCATTTACCCCAATTGTAAATGCCCCAGAAGTGGCAATTCTTGGGGTGTCTAAGTCTGAGATGAAGCCGGTTTGGAATGGCAAAGATTTCGAGCCTCGCTTGATGTTGCCTCTATCACTGTCATACGACCATAGGGTTGTAGATGGCGCCGAAGGTGCACGTTTCATCAGCTATTTAAACAGTTGCTTATCAGATATTCGTACCTTAGTACTTTAA
- the lpdA gene encoding dihydrolipoyl dehydrogenase gives MSNEIKTQVVVLGSGPAGYSAAFRAADLGLDTVIIERFSTLGGVCLNVGCIPSKALLHVSKVIEEAKAVADHGVVFGEPKIDLDKLRGFKNTVISQLTGGLGGMSKMRKVDVVNGFGKFTGPNTIEVVGEDGVKVVHFEQAIIAAGSRPIELPFIPHSDPRVWDSTDALELKEVPGKLLIMGGGIIGLEMGTVYASLGSQIDVVEMLDQLIPAADKDIVRVYTKKVKNKFNLMMQTKVTAVEAKDDGIYVTMEGKKAPTEAVRYDAVLVAIGRAPNGKSIDAEKAGINVDERGFTNVDKQMRTNVPNIYAIGDIVGQPMLAHKGVHEGHVAAEVISGLKHFFDPKVIPSIAYTDPEVAWVGLTEKEAKEQGIAYETASFPWAASGRAIASDCSDGMTKLIFDKETHRVIGGAIVGVNGGELLGEIGLAIEMGCDAEDLALTIHAHPTLHESVGLAAEIYEGSITDLPNPKAKKKKK, from the coding sequence ATGAGTAACGAAATCAAAACTCAGGTAGTGGTATTAGGCTCAGGCCCTGCTGGTTATTCGGCAGCGTTCCGTGCGGCTGACTTAGGGTTGGACACTGTAATCATCGAACGTTTCAGCACACTTGGTGGTGTTTGTCTGAACGTGGGTTGTATCCCATCGAAGGCACTTCTCCATGTATCTAAAGTGATCGAAGAGGCGAAAGCTGTTGCCGATCACGGTGTGGTTTTTGGCGAGCCAAAGATCGACCTTGATAAGCTACGTGGTTTTAAGAATACGGTTATCAGCCAGTTGACAGGCGGTTTAGGCGGCATGTCTAAAATGCGTAAAGTCGACGTGGTTAATGGTTTCGGTAAATTTACCGGTCCTAACACTATCGAAGTTGTTGGTGAAGACGGCGTTAAAGTGGTTCATTTCGAACAGGCGATCATTGCCGCAGGTTCTCGCCCTATCGAACTGCCTTTCATTCCTCATTCTGATCCACGTGTCTGGGATTCTACCGATGCATTGGAGCTTAAAGAAGTTCCGGGTAAGTTGCTCATCATGGGCGGCGGCATCATAGGCCTTGAGATGGGTACTGTTTACGCTTCTCTGGGTAGCCAGATAGATGTTGTCGAGATGCTGGATCAATTGATCCCTGCAGCTGACAAAGATATCGTTCGCGTTTACACCAAGAAGGTTAAGAACAAGTTTAACCTTATGATGCAAACTAAAGTGACAGCTGTAGAAGCCAAAGATGATGGTATCTATGTCACTATGGAAGGCAAGAAGGCACCGACTGAAGCGGTTCGTTACGATGCTGTGCTAGTAGCAATCGGCCGTGCACCAAACGGTAAGTCGATCGATGCTGAAAAAGCCGGAATTAATGTTGATGAGCGTGGCTTCACCAATGTTGATAAGCAGATGCGTACCAATGTACCTAACATTTACGCTATCGGTGATATCGTCGGTCAGCCTATGCTTGCTCATAAAGGTGTGCATGAAGGCCATGTGGCTGCAGAAGTTATCTCAGGCTTGAAGCACTTCTTCGATCCAAAAGTGATCCCTTCAATTGCTTACACTGACCCTGAAGTCGCTTGGGTTGGTCTGACCGAGAAAGAAGCCAAAGAGCAAGGTATCGCCTACGAGACTGCAAGTTTCCCTTGGGCTGCCAGTGGCCGTGCAATCGCTTCTGATTGTAGTGATGGTATGACTAAGCTGATTTTCGATAAAGAGACTCATAGAGTTATCGGTGGCGCTATCGTTGGTGTTAACGGCGGTGAGCTTCTTGGTGAGATTGGCTTGGCGATCGAGATGGGTTGTGATGCAGAAGATCTAGCATTGACAATTCATGCTCACCCAACCTTGCATGAGTCTGTAGGCCTAGCGGCTGAGATCTACGAAGGTTCGATCACTGATTTACCAAATCCTAAGGCTAAAAAGAAGAAAAAGTAA